The stretch of DNA ATGCGCCGCAGTTCCCTAGAGACGAATACCAACTGGAAATTAAAGAATCGGTGTTACCAGGGTCTCGTTTTCCCATTGAAACTGCACAGGATCCGGACATGGGATCGAATTCTATTCGTCAGTATCGACTCAGCCCAAACGAACATTTTATACTGGATTCCAACAAACCCTTGCCGAACAGCAAACACATCGAGCTCGTGCTTAAAAAGCCCCTTGATCGTGAACAGACACCTTACCACCAATTCATTTTGACTGCTGTGGACGGTGGAACACCAGCAAAAACCGGTACGTCTAAAATCAACGTGCGAGTCGAGGATGCAAACGATAACGTCCCCTCGTTCGACAGCTCTGTTTACAAGGTGAAATTATATGAAAACTCCCCGAAAGACACGCTGGTCATCAAGTTGAACGCCACGGACCTGGACGAGGGCACCAACGGAGAGGTGTACTACTCTTTCGGTAGCTACACCAACGAGAGAGTCAGGCAGATGTTCTCCATGGACACCAACACAGGCGAAATCAGAGTGAAGCGCAACGTGGACTACGAAGAGACGAACACGTACGAGATGTACATTCAGGCCATGGATAAGGGCCCCGGGGCAGTGGCCGCCCACTGTAAGGTGGTGGTGGAAGTGGTGGACGTGAACGACAACGTCCCAGAGATCGTGTTGTCGTCTCTGTCCAGCCCGGTGAGGGAAGACGCCCGGGCTGACACGGTTGTAGCCCTGATCAGCGTGACCGACAAGGACTCCGGGCCTAACAAACAGGTGAGCCTGGAAATCCCCCCCGGCCTGCCTTTCAAGATCAAGTCCTTCAGGAACTACTACATGCTCGTCACCTCCGCCTTCCTGGACCGCGAGACCGTCGCCGCCTACAACGTCACGCTCAGCGCCACGGACGCCGGcaccccgcccctctcctcccagaagACGATCCAGGTGGATGTGGCCGACGTGAACGACAACCCGCCGCGCTTCGAGCAGACGTCCTACACGGTGTACGTGACGGAGAACAACGCTCCCGGCGCCTCGCTGTGCACGGTCAAGGCACAGGACTCAGACGTCAACGAGAACGCTCGCATCACCTACACGGTCCTCAACGACAACAATCACGGCATCCCCGTCACGTCGTACGTGTCCGTGAAGGCCGACACGGGCGAGGCGTACGCCCTGCGCGCCTTCGACTACGAGTCTCTCAGGGAGTTTCACTTCCAGGTCAAAGCTCAGGACGGGGGAATCCCGCCTCTCAGTCGCGTGGCCACTGTTTATATCTACATCATGGACCAGAACGACCACGTCCCTGAGATCGTCAATCCCCGGGGCAACGGCACGCGCGCCATCGAGACGGTGCTGAAGAACGCAGAGCCGGGCGCCCTGGTGACCAAGGTGGTGGCGTACGACGCGGACGCGGGACCCAACGCCTGGCTGGTGTACGTGCTTGATCAGGCGTCAGACCTGGACCTGTTCAAGGTGCACGAGCACACCGGGGAGATCCGAACCACGCGCCGCGTCCTGGAGGAAAACTCCACCTCCTTCAGCCTGACCGTGCTGGTCCGCGACCACGGCCAGCCGGTGCTCTCCTCCACCGCTACCATCAACGTAGCCGTCATGGAGGTCCTCCCCaagatgacccctgaccccaagaGGGTGATCCGACCCCACAGCACGCTGCTTTTCTCCAACGTGACACTCTACCTGATCGTGGCACTTAGCGCCACCACCTTCGTGTTCCTGGTCACGGTGGTCGTCCTGGCGATCGTGCGTTGCCACGCCTACTGCACTCAGCCGGGCTCCTGCTCCCCGTGCTGCGTATCGCAGAAGCCCCCTCCTGACGGTGGCGCCAGCTGCATCGCGGCcagcgggggagggggtggcgggggcgggCCGCAACCCAACAACAACGTGGTCCTGCGGAGAGACCTCAAAGTGGAGCCGCACTACATTGAGGTGCGAGGCAACGGCTCGCTGACCAAAACGTACTGCTACAAGACTTGTCTGACCGCCACGTCGGGCAGCGACACCTTCATGTTCTACAACACGGGCCGGCCGATGAGCGGGACCTGGGGCTCCGAGCGTTTCTTCACCGGCGGCAGCGGCTTCGTACGGAGGCTGAGCATGCCCGACGCCTCCCTGCAAGTCTGTCCAGAGGTGTGTCGCTTTTCTCTCCTAACCCCCTTACTTCTGCAAACACTACCGCAGACCAACACCATCTCACGCCATCTCGTCATGAAAACATGTGCACTGTGTTTGTTGCAGCGGGTGTTCGGCGTTAGTTTCTACCCAGTTCTGTAACATCCCGTTATTTTAGGCTACAGCATACGCTTTGAGTAGCAGTGTATCTTCAAGGGAAAAttaatctttctctctcgtcgTACTGTGCCTTCGTTTTGTCGGCGGTACAATCGGAAAGCGTGTCGGCTTTGACAAGTTCCTTTGATGACCCTGTCCGAGGAGTGTTTAGGAGCCTGCTCCCCTTTCTGTTCTTGTCCCAGTGGAATCCGCGCGTCTCTTCCATCCTGCTCAGCAGTCACACTGCATTACCGTCAGACCCCGGAACTTTCTGGAGTCCTGGCGTATTTCTGATGATTCAGGAATTTGTCCAAGAGTTTGATGTTGTCATCACACAGTCACATCGGAGCAGGGCTGGTCGCTTGTGCGCTCTCTGTCCGAGCGGGTTTGTCTTCGTTGTCACATCTCAACGTCTCAGGGAGAGGACCCGCTTTTTCCGCGCTGGTCCGCAGTAGATGTATCCCATTGTATTATTTTGcactggtgtgtatgtgtgtgcttgactgtgtggtgtgtgtgtatgttttgacttttttttcATGTCTGCCCTTGAATAGCTACTGTGTCTTTCAGCTGTATTTCCCTGGTGTCTCCTTAGCAGAGTCCCTCCAGTACAGCAGTGTTTTGCCCTGGGAAAGCGCTGGCATTCATGTTAGATCAGGACTTGGCAAGTCAAGGCTGAGTGCTACAGGAAACGATTAACAAAAAAACCCAGTGTAGTAAAATGTGAGGAATGGAAATGTAGTCCTAAATGATGTTGGTGCAGAGATGGAACTTGTCCTCCACGGAGTGTTTTACCACTTTAGCTGGTCTGTTGTTCACCTTAGTGTCTCATTATCATCTCAATGGGAGACAGGAGCTCACCGATTTATCACCTGCTAACTGAGATGTGTTTACTTAACGATCCGGCTAGTAAATACAGACCTGTtctttgactctgaccacccaaTACCAGAGAAATTCACACTTTTGATCCTTGATCTTTTACTGCAAATCCTAACGCTAAATCGACCAGTTGTGCactgctctggataaaagcgcctGCTACATGAATGAAATGTTAATGTGGTTTAATGTTCCTGGAGAGAATTTCACTGCTCCGTAGGGGCCTCTTTCATACCCATATGTGTCCCATATTTCGACTGCGTTTTAATGCCTGTTTACTATTTGTTGTATTTTCTGCGCTTGTTTAATTCCCGTGAACTCATGCTTACTCCAACGAGTGGAGATCTGGGTCGGACTCTCTGATAGGCTCACCTTCAAAAGGATGACTTCCTGATGCATCACTGTAGGGGCCTGATTGGTCGACGGCCAGGGAGGTGTTGTCACAACGTCGTTTACAGGTCACAGGGGTCTCCTAGAAGGAGGGGGATGGTGTCTGGGCGTGGGTGATGGTGGCCATGGTAACAGTCCATCCCAGCAGCCAGTGAGTGGTCCAGGAGTAATAAACAGAGCCTGGAGAAGATAACAGTAACAGTGGAAATCAGATTAACCTCCAGACCCTGTTTCTCTGCCCCACAAATTAGATTTACTCAGACAGGCTGTGTCTCAGGGCAGAAGATCTCCCCCCTGGATAGAGCTGATTAAAGAACACATTTCCGTGAACTCATGCTTACTCCAATGAGTGGAGATCTGGGTTGGACGGTCTGATAGGCTCGCCTTCAAAAGGATGACTTCCTGATCCATCACTGTAGGGGGCTGATTGGTTGACGGTCAGGGCGTACCATCAGTAATTGGAGCGTTTACTTCAGTTGAAGCTCTGGTGCGCAGATCAAGGGCTCGGACCACCTTTCCTCCCATGGAACTGGTCACAGATCTTACCCATGTTACCTACAACTCCTATCAATACCAACACCAGAGCTCTCTGAGGTTGCGCCACTTGCTGTGATGTGAAAATTGACTGCAGTGCAGGTGTAGACGACTGCGGACCCACTCTCCATCCCAGTCCTAACGTGAACAGGGGTGCAAAGGATGTGGTTGCCGTGGTTACGTAGGCTCTGTCTGATTGGATTACCCTTAAAGCCCAGCTGCAGTGTGACTGATGAGGCAGTGATTTAGCTGAGCGTTACAGTACAGGGAGCAACAGCCCTCTAGAGTCTACCACACTTCACAGTTTCATCAAAACCAACACCcctacactcctacacacacacacatactcctacACAAGCATTCACAATATCACAGAAGGCATCAATCAGTGTGTTGTTCAATGTCATTGTTGTgataaagggtgtgtgtgtgtgacactgtcTCAAGGAACTGCAGTGCTCCTATCAGGATGCATAGCTGGGATGTGCCCCATGATTAATTTATGGGGCCATATCTGGCATGAGCTCAATGCATGAGATCAAActaacctctctgtctctttctaccattctctttctttctctctctctctctctctctctctctctctctctctctctctctctctctctctctctctccctccctccatccctctctctctccctctcttttctcttcacaGCCAAAAGCCCCAAATGCTGACTGGCGATACTCTGCATCTTTGAGGGCAGGCATGCAGAGGTAAGCGCTTCATCCTTTCCACCCtctcatgacctctgaccttgacACAAGGAGACCTGAGACACAGCCCTGGATTGTCCGAGGGATGTGTTAgcttcaggcacacacacacacactgtgtttcaAACTCActctctgtcaaacacacacacattcactgtctcacacagagacactgtctcactgtctcctgACTGAGCAGATCTGTAGTGCTCGACAGCCCCGATGCTCTGCAGTGCGATAGTGTATGTAGGTCATCTATAGTGTATATGGGTCATCTCCTTTACCAGCCTCtccctgtcaccacacacacacacacacagtccttcaGCAGTAGCTGTGAAGGACAAACGAGCTGATGAACTAAGTATGGGCTTGCTCAGTTACagatcatcacacacacacacacacacacacgcacagtgcaggcagggcagcagaccGTTTCTTCATTTAGACAGATGTGTtaatcagcgagccctcaggccctggcctggcctgggtgGGTGAGGGTGTGAACGTACGCTGCAGAGGACGTGTTAGATGAATAACAGCCAGGCTGTGAAAACGGATGAAGATTCTCCTGCAGGGCCGGAGGTTTTCTCGCTCATGCTTCCTTGCTTGATGAGGTCTGCGTCGTCGTGTGAAGACGTCCTCCAGCCCCGTGCTGTTGAGCAGAAGAACATGTTGACAGATTTATGTTTTGCCTTTCACTTTTGGcgaacagacgcttttatctgaAGCGACATGCAAGTAGAACATGTAGAAAGTTCACCTGAGAATGAAGGATGGAAAGTGCATGGTCGTAATAATATTGTGGTGGTAAGAGTTAAGGAAAGTAAAACCCTACGTCAACCACAttcacatttattaatttatcagAAGCTTTCatcaaaagcgacttccaagaaagagcatTCGACGTGCAGAGAAAGGACACCGTGTAATGGGTGTAGAGTGATGGTTTGATGGTCTGTTGTGTAAACACGGTTTATCACAAATCATTTACAACCACCCTAtcatttgttgctgctctgtTTAAGATGGCAGtacctgtaacacacacacacacaaacacacacacacacaggctcacacactcaatcactcactcgCCACTGACCCACATTCTAAATCCAGACACCAGTTCTGGCCTCATTCCACCCAATCGCACTGCACCCACTACACATCGCACCATCTGTACACTTTTTCCAACACATTCTCTTaacttccccctctcctgtatAACACACAGATCGCACCCCCAACCCATTTACCCAAATAAATATCATTCTGGAGCAGGCatacagccaaacacacacacacacacaggtgtgtgtctctttttGTCTGAGCTCTCAACTCTCTTTAAGACTGTTTCATCCGTACAAATACGCAAATACTCAATACAACACATCCTGGGAAGGTCCCTTCTCCTGAATGCTCTCCAGTTTCAACGTGTCTGAGTCTGGAACTAATGACAGGGAATTAGAAAGCACAAATAAATGGGCCGATTAATAATTGATTGTCATTCATAGGAGTTTTCTAAGAGTGTATAAATAGTGTAGTTTGTTCCACTTCCTTTCCCTGTGGTGTCATTCTAgcttatttctccctctctggttGTGTCCCAAGTCATTACCTCTGTCGCCTCGCCTCCCGGTGAACACACGTCATAGAGGGTGAAGTTAGGCAACAAACAAACCACTATTACCATCAGCAACTCAACGCCGTCTTACAGTAAATACTGTAGACCAAGGAATTCCTTCATTCCCtttgaaacacgcacacacacaaacacactcaggaAGTCAGGTTGGACAACTTCATGTTTTCTAATCACTCCCAGCTAACAGCGGAGTCACATGAGAAACATCCACTAAATTAGCTGCCGCCTGGTTTTCTTAATAAAGACCTGTTAAAAGCTGTCTGACATCCTGGTGGGATTAATCAGAGCTGTGGATGAGGAGGTGTGTCTGCAGTCCACATCTCAGATACCTGACGTGTGGAAAGTAACAACAACTACATTTGGAAATGTTTAAGGTCGATTGACTTCAAAACGATCAAAGCTGTcagccaaacaggatgtgttaTTTGACCACAGTGGCTTTTAAACGCATGTTTGTCTGGGTGTCTGATGAGAGCCGCTGTGTGTTCTCAGCTCGGTCCACATGGAGGAGTCGTCGGTGATGCAGGGAGCTCAGGGCATGCTGGTCCAGAACTGGCCCACCGTGTCCAGCGCtgcaggtgagggtgtgtggctgtgtgtgtgtgtgtggggttaggtctgtggtgtgggggggggtctatCAGTGTTTGTTCTGAAAGCACTCGCAAAGGACAGCAAATAAACAGGAATCATTTGGGTTCTACTGTAAACATGCATGTGGCCTTTAACAATCCCCCCTCAGTCCTCTTCACACGGGGTAACACTGCAACAGCCAGGCCTCCAGAGGCAGGCTTCTGGAGATACTGGACACAGGCCAGTAGCACAGTCTTCCAGGAGAGGAGCCAGCAAGAAACACACAGCCAGATATGGGCCATAGTATCTATATGGAGCACATTTGAATGAACTTGGTTGGTGAACAGCATGAACTCTCCGTTGAGATGGGTTTGCTCGTGGAGTACAGTTATTTTGAGCAGTGCTGCCTACTGGAAATAGAGTTAAGATAAAAAGGTTAATCCCTACTGCATGTTCAGTATTCGAGAATTTACCTTTGAAGATTATTAGAAATCAGACTCTGTACAAGGAGAatcagtgaagagagagaggggggggggggtgatatagacagagagagagcaagagggagaaggagagagagacatggagagaaaaagagtgagaaagaaagaaaaaagcaagAGATATAgccagagtgagaaagagatagtgagagagatatagacagagagtgagaaagagagagacagtgggatgTGATGCTAGCTGACTGCTATGCTCTTGTGGTGTTCCGAGGTTGTGTCAGAATGCCTGGGCGGCGGTTGGCTCTTCCTGTCAGTcgccgtcccccccccccccctacctttCCCCCCTGCTGTCAGTGCAGGAGATCACATCGATTTCCTGTCCAAGCAGGGGAGCAGGAGCACAGGTGTGGGCCCACAGGGTGGGGGATTGAGGTAGCGTCACTGGGACACACTAtcaagtgtttttgtgtgtcagtatgtgtgtgtgtgcagagaagtTGGGTTACCAGGGGTAGACCGACAGAGgcggaaaggaaagagagagagagatggagatagagagagagagagatggagatagagagagagagagagggagggagagagagagagagagatggagatagagagggagagagagggagggagagagagagagatggagatagagagggagagagagagagagagggagagagagatggagatagagagggagagagagagggagagacagagatggagatagagagagagagacagagagagagagatggagatggagagagggagggagggagagagagagagggagagagagagagacagagagagagagatggagagagagagagagagacagagagagagagatggagatagggagagggagagagagagagagagggagagagagatggagatagaaaGCTAGAAGGCGTGCATCATCTCTATTGATTTTTCTACCTGACTGCAGTTTTGTGGAGCGGATGGAAAACTTCCACTCTCTGCTTGAGAGAATCCAATACAGTCTGGAGGCATAGAACACACAGAAAGCACTGCAGGGAAGGGTTCCGagcaggagggcagtctcttgCTGGGTTAGGAGTGGCTCTCTGGCCAATATGGTGCAGGGGAGGCAGTTATGAGGCAGGTGTACTATCTCTGTTCAATGTGGTGCAGGGGAGGCAGTTATGAGGCAGGGGTACAGTAACAGATGTGAGACTTAGTGAGTGAACATGCTGGTTCAGGTGGATCTTTACCAATTCTATTTTGCACGGGTTATCGTGACACAGTTTATTTTCAATTGGTGTTGATATCCTCTTaaccttgagagagagagagagatcttgtCATATTTAGCTTgattgaggagagagaaggacagggaaggatagggatgatggaggaggaggaggagagatctgggggggatggaggaacTGAGAGGTTCAGGAATGGCAGTGGCCCTGCGGTAAGTGTTGTTGCTAGGGAACGCCATGTGACTTGTTGCCAAGCAACGCTGTCTAACTGAGAGATTGCTGCAGCACCGCTGCCCTCCATCAGCAGGGAGTGGGCGAAGGCAGTTTCCACGGCAACCATTTATACCCCGAATAGATGATTAGGGTAAAGGAAAAATGCTggggtggggatggggatgggggtgtggggggggggaggggagggaggggggtaatgTCTACAGAAGGAAAGGTGAACAGAgtgtagaggaggggagaaagagctAAGCAGGGATGTGAAGAGAACAAGTTGGTGATTGGAGAGTGATAAGTACTCAACTAGCCTGCAGATTTTCGCCCACAGAATATATTCTGCATATAAAACATAAACATATTCAGCACAAGGATCGTGAATAAGTGTGACTCTTTCTGTAGGTCAGCAGGTAACATATTTACAGCTCAAGAGGGATGTCTTAGTTTGGATATGAAATAATGTACATAGAATGTAGAACGCTGGGTTGTGAAACAAGGTTAGAACCACCCAGACATCTGGCTACCATGGAAACCTTGTGACAGAAATCCAGGGTAACCTGCTTACAAGCGGCTCCAGAGTGTGGCATTATGGGATGTTAGCAGGCAGAAATGTGTTATAATCAGGgtaggggatgggggtgggggggtgagcagTAAGTAACTCTGCTTATTTGGAGAGAGCACAAAGGCAGTGGGGTTGCTGCCACTGTCGTAACCCCTCCTCTGGGCACCCTGCTGAGACTTCCACTCTCAAACACCACCGCAGCGCAGAGGCGTTTAGTCAAACCAAacggctctctctcccctcgcacACTACAGACGGATAGGCAGATGAgaaggctgagagggagagggagagggagagggagagggagagggagagggagagggagagggagagggagagggagagggagagggagagggagagggagagggagagggagttatTGGTGAACGGAAGGACAACGCACAATATGATTAGAGGAAAGGC from Hypomesus transpacificus isolate Combined female chromosome 23, fHypTra1, whole genome shotgun sequence encodes:
- the LOC124484881 gene encoding protocadherin alpha-C2-like isoform X1; its protein translation is MAVTRICQSLGNNVPLFCVVFFLFCGLSFGQLRYTISEELENGALVGDLVQDLGLDIRTLFTRKIKVTSNSGKRYVDVNPKNGKLLVNDRIDRETLCDLSNTCFLNFEVLVENPSEVHNVEVEIVDANDNAPQFPRDEYQLEIKESVLPGSRFPIETAQDPDMGSNSIRQYRLSPNEHFILDSNKPLPNSKHIELVLKKPLDREQTPYHQFILTAVDGGTPAKTGTSKINVRVEDANDNVPSFDSSVYKVKLYENSPKDTLVIKLNATDLDEGTNGEVYYSFGSYTNERVRQMFSMDTNTGEIRVKRNVDYEETNTYEMYIQAMDKGPGAVAAHCKVVVEVVDVNDNVPEIVLSSLSSPVREDARADTVVALISVTDKDSGPNKQVSLEIPPGLPFKIKSFRNYYMLVTSAFLDRETVAAYNVTLSATDAGTPPLSSQKTIQVDVADVNDNPPRFEQTSYTVYVTENNAPGASLCTVKAQDSDVNENARITYTVLNDNNHGIPVTSYVSVKADTGEAYALRAFDYESLREFHFQVKAQDGGIPPLSRVATVYIYIMDQNDHVPEIVNPRGNGTRAIETVLKNAEPGALVTKVVAYDADAGPNAWLVYVLDQASDLDLFKVHEHTGEIRTTRRVLEENSTSFSLTVLVRDHGQPVLSSTATINVAVMEVLPKMTPDPKRVIRPHSTLLFSNVTLYLIVALSATTFVFLVTVVVLAIVRCHAYCTQPGSCSPCCVSQKPPPDGGASCIAASGGGGGGGGPQPNNNVVLRRDLKVEPHYIEVRGNGSLTKTYCYKTCLTATSGSDTFMFYNTGRPMSGTWGSERFFTGGSGFVRRLSMPDASLQVCPEPKAPNADWRYSASLRAGMQSSVHMEESSVMQGAQGMLVQNWPTVSSAADGEGGELSPPVGAGIDSNSWHFRYGAGPGYGPPHALKPGEIPPEAFIIPGSPAIISIRQDPGAADDKSDFITFGKKEEAKKKKKKKKEKKDKKDKGKDDGEE